CCGTGCAATTGGATTTCGGACCGCAAGACGGCGAATGACCGGGCTGCCTCTTGCTGGCCTGCCGCTTCGACGGCCTCGTTCAGGTTGTCGATCAGGTTTGCGGTCGAATTTCCCAGTCCGCCGTCGCGCCGCCGGGTCAGGCTGTTGGCCGCCGTTGTCAGGGCCGCCGGACCCTCCAGATCGCCGTGGAAGGCCGCGATCTGCCGGGCGACGGCCTGCAGTTCCTCGCGCAGTCGTCTGATCGCCGTCTGTGCCGCCGCAAGGGCGGCGTCGTCTGTCGGCAGTTCGGCGAGGATATTCTCCAGGCGTCTCGCGTAGCGCTCGAGCTGCCAGCGTTTTTCCTGCAGGCGGAAGCGGATGCTGTCGACCCAGGTGATGTCGTTGCGTCCGTCCAGATCGTAGCCGACCCAGGTGGCGAGGCTGATGGGCGCCGGGCGCAGCTCTCTCCAGCGATCGGGATAGACCTCCTGAGCGACCTGCAGGATCGTGCGCAGCAGCGTCGCCACGGCGTCCTGCGCCTGGGCCAGGGCCGACAGCGCCTGTTCGTGCTCGCTGTCGAGGGTGATCGGCTGATCGGGCCGGTGCGGCAGGTTGCGCAGGTTGCGCTCGGTCTCCGCCCTCGGCTTGCGGCCCTCGACCAGGTCGGTGAGCAGCTCGCGCAGGGCCTGCGACATGGCGAAGGTGGGATGCGCCGTAAAGACGATCCCGTCCTCCGGTCGGCTCCAGAGCGCGGCGAAGTCCTCGAAGGGTGTCGTCGCTCCCGCGTTCCCGACGGTCGTGCCCCGCACCAGGGCCGTCAGCCGAGCCCTGCCCGGCTGGCCGCCGGCTCCGTCAGCGCCGCCGCCCGTCTTGTCACTTTCGAGGCCGAGATAGCGGCGCAGGCGCTCGGCGCGGTCGATCAGCGCCTCGTCGCTCAGCGTCTTGGCGGCAGCGGCGATATCGCGTAGGCCGACCTCTCCGCGTTCCAGCGCGACCGACAGCTCGAAGGCCAGGTGCTGCACGGGATTGAAGAGGGGTTCCTGCCGACTGCGGGCACGGTAGGCGACCAGCCGCTCGCGCCACTCACTCAAAAGGTCCGGCGCCGGTTTCGCGCTGTCGGCAAGGGCTTGGCGCGAACTCACGGGCTAGAAACTGCCGTCCAGCATGAGGAAGTCGTAGCGGTCGATCGAACGGACTTCGGTCTCGCGCCGTCCGTCGGCGCGCAGAACCGTCAGGGGCACCTCCACCCCGGCGTCTCCGAGCGCCCAGATCTTGCGGTAGAAATCGGCTTGATCCGCGACCGGTTCGCTCCTCACGGCGACGACGACATCCAGGGGTTCGACACCGGCGCGGTCGGCCGGACCGCCCGGCGTGACGCGCTGAACCAGAAGCCTGTCGCCGACCTCCACCGTGTGTAGCCCCAACCAGGGCCGGGGCGCGGTGTTGGCGCGGCCGAAGGCGAGCAGGTCGTCGTAGATGGGCCGCAAGGTCTGGATCGGTACGAACATGTTTCCCGGCAGGACTCTGCCGCCCACTCCGCCGCTATCCCCGCCCAGCGCGTCGCCGACGTGGAGCGACCCGATGCCGAGCAGTTCGCCCTGCCGGCTGACCAGTGCCGCGCCGCCGTAGCCCGGATGGGGCGGGGTGGTGAAAATCGCGTCGGACAGAAGGTACTCCCAGTAGCCGGTAAAGTCCCGCCGCGAAACGACGATGGCTGGCGCGACCCTTTGCTGGCGGCCCGTGGAGGCGACCACCAGGACCTCGCTGCGCTCTTCCGCGTCCGTCAGGGAATTGCCCAGCGGCATCGCCGGCAGGCCGAGAGGCCGGTCGGCGCGCACCAGACCGAAACCGCTGTCGTAGTCGTAGGCCGTCACTTCGGCACCGACGATGCGGTCGTCGGGCAGCAGCAGTTCGACGGAGCCGGCTTCCATGACCAGATAGCCGATCGTGAGAACGAGACCCTCGCGCGCGTCGATAACGACGCCCGAGCCCTGGCGTTCCGTCCCCAGGCTACCGGCGGTGCGGGCGTCCGCTGGAATTAGGGCGCGAATGCCGATGACCGCCTCGAGGGGACTGACGGCCTCAAGAGGACTGGCGGACCTTTCGCCATCAGGCGCGCCGGTCTGGGCGAGACCGGGCCGGCCGGTCAGCGGAGAGACGGCGATGAGAAGTAGAAGTCCGAGCTGTGCAAGGCGATGCAATGCCATGATAGGCCTCCGAAAGTCGATCCGACCTCCCCTGGGCAACAAGTCGCTCTTACCAGCTAGGCTAGCACGGCAAGGCCCGCGGACAAGCCGCGCGGCGCGCCCTGGCGAATATTATTGAAGCGCGACCCCTAAGGAACGGCCCGGCTCAGTCTTCCAGCAGGTATCCGCTGCGATGGGGCAACGGGGTGCGTCCGACGATCTTGGCCAAGGCCATTCCCGGCGTAACGTAGCGGTGGCTGCGGATCGAGAGGATCAGCCCATCGGTCGTGGCCGTTATGGCTCGGCGGGCTCGCTTCGGATCGGTCGCGGCGGGATCGACGATCTCGCAGATCAGGTCGCCGATCTTGACCCGGTCGCCCGGTTCGACGCCGTAGACGACCACGCCCGCGCTGGGCGCCTTGACGCTGTCTGTGGCCGTCAGTTCCGTGGCCTCGCAATGCAGTTTCGGCAAGGCGCCGGGTTGACCGGCGATGAAACCGCGGCGCTGCAGGGTTCGGAAGATGGCCAGCGCGTCGGCCGAGGCTTGGGCGTCGTTGACGTCCATCCAGCCGCGCAACTCCACGGTCGCGGCCTCGCAAGCCGGCGGGATCGGTGCGCCGGAAAAGCGCTCGGCGAGCCGGAGCCAGGGTGTCGAGAAGGCTTCGTCGAAGGATCCGCCCCCGGAATCCTCGGCCAGCAGAACGGCGCGGACACCCAGCTCGGCGGCCAGATCCTGGGCTTGCGGCCAGTGTTGCGGGATCAGGAAGAGATGCGGGAGCGCCAGGTCGTCGCAATGCAGGTCCAGAACCAGGTCGGCGTCGCAGGCTTCGCGGGCCAGGATCAACCGCAAGGCCTGCAGGGAGCGCTGGGGCGTAATCTCGTCGAGCGCGTTTCGGAAGGCCGTCCGGATTACGGTCACGTTGCTGCCGGCATCGTCGCTCAACTGGCCGGCCACCCGGTCGCCGGCCAGGGCGGCCAGATCGGGCCAATTGCGATTGAAGTTGCCCCCGGACAACGCGAATTCGAAGCGCCCAAGCTGCGTATGATCGAAGAACTGAGCCAGGCCGAGCGGATTGGCGTAAGGCACCAGAGCGATCTGCCCCGTCACCTCGCCGTTGGTTTCGGCCTGCTGCAGAAGGCGCAGCAAATGGTGGGCGACCAGCAGACCGGGTGTCTCGTCGGCATGGAGCGAAGCTTGGATGTAGGCCTTCCGTCCGGTCGGCGACTCGGGGATGACCGACTCGGGGCCGAAACGGTGGATCAGCAACTGCTGCGCCGTGCCGGCAGCGGGTGCCGGCAAGCTACGGATGTCGGTGCGTCGCGCCATGGGTCGAGGGCTCGGATCGGGGGAAAGTGCCACGAGAGTTGCGCTCGCCGGCCTTTCGGTCAAGGTATTGATTTGGGGAGCATTTTCCGGCGGCCTCAGACAAGGCTGTGACCTGTTTGCAACAGAGTGCGGGAGCCATGCAACAGCGGCATGCCTCGCTTGCGGCAATTTGCATAGACGCAAGGCACTTTCATGCACATCTTCAGTGCACAGTTGCTGCGACGCAGCATCTTCGAGTCACCTTGCTGGCGCCGTTTGCCGTTTCTCGGTTTCCGGCGTGGGCAAGATTACGATCCGGAGTATTCCGGATGTTAGGGGCCCGCGGACTGCACCCCCCGTGCAGCGGGTCCTACGTCTCCCAGACGTGAAGCCTCCCTGTTCAACTTGCCCCGGTGGTTCACCGCCGGGGCTTTTCTTTTGTCTGACAGGTGAGCGGCGCTGGCGGATGAGCGGCCGGGGCCGTGGGCCGCGCCGGTCTTTTGCGGAACGGTGCGTTCCGCTCTACTCGGCTGGCAAGGGATCGTCTCGCCTGGCAAGGGACCGTCGCCGGCCGACTGTCCGGCTCTCCCTGCACGGGTGTTGATCTGCGGTCTTGTGGATATCTCAGAGGCGGTGCCGAGGGCGAAGAGGCCTCTCAGTTATCGGTCCAGTCGCTCCGCATCAAACCTTCGGGAAGCCTCTGATTCTTCCGATCCAAGAGGACTTCGTCGAGGCTTCGCAAGGGCCGCTGCAGGTAGGGACTGACCGGCTCGGTGGAGCGGTTTTCGAGAGAATCATCCACAGGTTTATCCACAATATGCATGGTCTGATACGACTCCTGCCGCAAGATGTTGGGTATTGGATGCCCCGATTCTGCTTAACGAGCGGTTAATCGGCAGGGGGTGTCGCGACGCCTTCGCCGAAGCTGCGGGCGTCTTTCGAGCGATTGGAATGGGTTAGCTGCGGGCGGACATTTTTAGGCGGACGTGGATATTTTTAGGTCCCGCCGCTGCGCTCCGCCTCGATCTGATCGAGCGCCTTCACCACAGCCTCGAAAGCCAGCAGCACCGACCCGTGGCGGGACTTCACGCCGCGCGCCGGCAACAGCACTTCCAGGTCCTCCCAGGGCGGCCCCGGCGGCGGTCCGCCCTCCTTTAGCATGGCCTGCATTTCCGTTCGCACACGATGCAGTTCGGCGCTGGAGCGTCCGATCACATGGCGGGCGAGGATGGAGGCGGCGGCCTGGCCCAGGGTGCAGGCACGCACGGTCTGGCCATAGTCCGAGACGCGGTCTTGCTGAAGCTTCAGATCGATCGTGATACGGCTGCCGCAGAGCGGACTGACCTGCTGTACTGTTGCGTCGGGGGTTTGCAGCCGCTCTTGCCGCGGGATGTCGCGGGCGAGCGCCATGACCCGGTCGTTATAGAGCTGCTTCAATGCGTCGTCGGCCATCTCGTGCCTATCGGTGATCCTGTGTCCGGTGGTCCTGGGCGAAC
This genomic window from Algihabitans albus contains:
- a CDS encoding S1C family serine protease, whose amino-acid sequence is MALHRLAQLGLLLLIAVSPLTGRPGLAQTGAPDGERSASPLEAVSPLEAVIGIRALIPADARTAGSLGTERQGSGVVIDAREGLVLTIGYLVMEAGSVELLLPDDRIVGAEVTAYDYDSGFGLVRADRPLGLPAMPLGNSLTDAEERSEVLVVASTGRQQRVAPAIVVSRRDFTGYWEYLLSDAIFTTPPHPGYGGAALVSRQGELLGIGSLHVGDALGGDSGGVGGRVLPGNMFVPIQTLRPIYDDLLAFGRANTAPRPWLGLHTVEVGDRLLVQRVTPGGPADRAGVEPLDVVVAVRSEPVADQADFYRKIWALGDAGVEVPLTVLRADGRRETEVRSIDRYDFLMLDGSF
- a CDS encoding succinylglutamate desuccinylase/aspartoacylase family protein: MARRTDIRSLPAPAAGTAQQLLIHRFGPESVIPESPTGRKAYIQASLHADETPGLLVAHHLLRLLQQAETNGEVTGQIALVPYANPLGLAQFFDHTQLGRFEFALSGGNFNRNWPDLAALAGDRVAGQLSDDAGSNVTVIRTAFRNALDEITPQRSLQALRLILAREACDADLVLDLHCDDLALPHLFLIPQHWPQAQDLAAELGVRAVLLAEDSGGGSFDEAFSTPWLRLAERFSGAPIPPACEAATVELRGWMDVNDAQASADALAIFRTLQRRGFIAGQPGALPKLHCEATELTATDSVKAPSAGVVVYGVEPGDRVKIGDLICEIVDPAATDPKRARRAITATTDGLILSIRSHRYVTPGMALAKIVGRTPLPHRSGYLLED
- a CDS encoding iron-sulfur cluster assembly scaffold protein → MADDALKQLYNDRVMALARDIPRQERLQTPDATVQQVSPLCGSRITIDLKLQQDRVSDYGQTVRACTLGQAAASILARHVIGRSSAELHRVRTEMQAMLKEGGPPPGPPWEDLEVLLPARGVKSRHGSVLLAFEAVVKALDQIEAERSGGT